The window GATTTACGGCGGCGAAAATGCCTGGCACGGCATGCCCGAAGCCCAGATGCAAGAAGAACACGCCAAGTGGATGATGTATACTCAAGATATGGTGGCCGCCGGAGTTATGGTCGCCGGGGCGTCGCTGAAGCCGATCGCGACGGCCACGACCGTCCGCGTCCGTGGCGGCAAGACCGGGACGACCGACGGCCCGTTCGCCGAGACCAAGGAACAACTCGGCGGGTATTACGTCATCGATGTGCCGAACCTGGACGACGCGGTGAAGTGGGCCGCCCAGTGCCCGGGAGCACTTTACGGATCGTTGGAAATCCGCCCGCTCGGGATCATTACCTCTCCGGACGGCGCGG is drawn from Fimbriiglobus ruber and contains these coding sequences:
- a CDS encoding YciI family protein, whose protein sequence is MKYIILIYGGENAWHGMPEAQMQEEHAKWMMYTQDMVAAGVMVAGASLKPIATATTVRVRGGKTGTTDGPFAETKEQLGGYYVIDVPNLDDAVKWAAQCPGALYGSLEIRPLGIITSPDGAVSMQ